A stretch of the Ornithodoros turicata isolate Travis chromosome 4, ASM3712646v1, whole genome shotgun sequence genome encodes the following:
- the LOC135393317 gene encoding E3 ubiquitin-protein ligase PPP1R11-like produces the protein MADLRPATTSTSQTQQISAPQEKPLQLTKKSKTKRKPGRKVAWAAGTVDNENMNRKSSKCCCIYVKPTPFGESEEEDDQDECPNCRGHIMYRKDGHLRSPPPEVQQESDALPPAVPGSSGAPGPSKAISSQTGLSKLP, from the exons ATGGCTGACCTTAGGCCCGCTACAACATCAACGAGCCAGACGCAGCAGATCAGTGCGCCGCAGGAGAAACCCTTGCAGCTGACCAAGAAGTCGAAAACAAAACGCAAGCCTGGCAG GAAAGTGGCGTGGGCGGCCGGAACGGTTGACAACGAGAACATGAACCGCAAGTCATCCAAGTGCTGTTGTATCTACGTCAAGCCCACTCCTTTCGGGGAGTCTGAGGAAGAGGATGACCAAGACGAGTGCCCCAACTGCCGAGGCCACATTATGTACCGGAAGGACGGCCACCTCAGAAGCCCACCTCCCGAAGTTCAACAAGAGTCCGATGCGCTTCCGCCCGCTGTCCCAGGCAGCAGCGGCGCGCCGGGTCCCAGCAAGGCCATCTCTTCGCAAACTGGGCTGTCCAAATTGCCGTAG